In Kryptolebias marmoratus isolate JLee-2015 linkage group LG20, ASM164957v2, whole genome shotgun sequence, a genomic segment contains:
- the gigyf2 gene encoding GRB10-interacting GYF protein 2 isoform X10 translates to MAETQTLNFGPEWLRALSGGGGGGGSGGGGSGSGLGGVSGSSSLIASPPLSPALPKYKLADYRYGREEMLALYVKDNKIPIDLHDKEFLSILQEEPLPPLALVSFTEEEQRNFSMSVNSAAVLRLTGRGGGPIAGAPRGRSTSRGRGRGRGDGGFYQRSFDDVEGFGRGVREMHRSQSWEERGERRFEKPGRKDPAEAAPGHFPMNHIRGAYEDGGAGLPRKHDFTRSESENWRTSRDDQNDGPRSAGWREHPDQRRRFPFDAREDERGYRRQRSGSGSFEDERDSLPEWCLEDADEEAGTFDSSGAFLSLKKASKEPIPEEAELDFKPLEECEEGLEEADTSPRDTKETEKEAKREADRKEFARVSEEAPAVHPPVASAALESHPPAQSLSPSHPHRTEESERPAERQPPLELPPEPCKAPMRVPMSTSILESLPMTHVSSALPEVSAPSSSVHLPQQKPMEVPMVMSNPSPFTSSILAPISRPTIMPHDTDEDEGLKHFEQEAEKMVAYLQDSGVDDDRLTAKTSEKPKPAGLPLTHEAALKWFYKDPQGEIQGPFSNQEMSEWFQAGYFTMSLLVKRGCDEVFQPLGEIMKIWGRVPFSPGPAPPPLQSDGDQERLKRQQELTALNLYQLQQLQYQYLLRQQYAQAMAQQKALVLNSAPLQQQQQHQQQINHLLQQYQALKISASDSLLPPVTRSLSVPDSGSVWEMQNPSSQASCTPNLQQAAASTWEGSSVWDLPIDSMAQAPTIEQMQQFEKAKSAKLELERREAEMRAKREEEERKRLEEALRARQEEERKRREEEELARQKQEEALRRQRELEEAQRRQKEEEERLAQEEALQKLEERRREEEEKQKREEFLRKQEEEQRKQEELEALRRHEEEKRAEEEAAAAAAAAAAAAAAALAQQQEEQKRREQEAQRHQELQRQRQQQQEALRRLQQQQQQQQQLAQIKLPSSSKWGQQSTNTLNPAQNALSLAEIQKLEEERERLTLEEQRRQQQEHLKQQQQAALQQAQQSHAKLSGWGNVAKQPAMTKSLLEIQREEAQQMKQRKEQPHHPHPVATQQARPQNRTPSLSNSVWGSVNTSTNWGSDPSSIWGDTHNSNMGFWDEAVKEAVQQPPQNKKGNSQKNNKGNANLSNSLSGRSSKKVEEEEKLLKLFQGVSKSQQDTFMQWCEQTLHTLNTANNLDVPTFASFLKEVDSPYEVHDYVRAYLGDTPESKDFAKQFLERRAKQNANQQKQAPSNQQLAKQQQQQQQDSVWGGTGPSTIYQSNHMSSQQQQRFETVTSGKKKKKQKMVRADPSLLGFSVNASSERLNMGEIETLEDF, encoded by the exons atggccgaAACCCAGACGCTTAACTTTGGACCAGAATG gCTCCGTGCCCTGTCCGGAGGCGGTGGCGGTGGCGGCAGCGGCGGTGGCGGCAGCGGCAGTGGACTCGGTGGAGTCAGTGGAAGCAGCAGCCTCATTGCCTCTCCACCCCTCTCACCTGCGTTGCCAAAGTATAAACTCGCAGACTATCGCTACGGGAGAGAAGAAATGCTAGCACTTTATGTAAAGGATAACAAG ATCCCTATAGACCTACATGATAAGGAGTTCCTGTCCATACTGCAAGAGGAACCCTTACCACCTCTGGCACTTGTGTCTTTTACAGAGGAGGAACAG agaaaCTTTTCCATGTCTGTAAACAGCGCAGCTGTACTTCGGCTGACAGGGCGGGGAGGCGGACCGATAGCCGGGGCGCCGAGGGGCCGAAGTACATCAAGAGGTAGAG GTCGGGGAAGAGGTGACGGAGGCTTTTACCAAAGAAGTTTTGACGACGTGGAGGGTTTTGGGCGCGGAGTGCGAGAAATGCATCGCTCTCAAAGCTGGGAAGAAAG GGGGGAGAGACGATTTGAAAAGCCAGGACGAAAAGATCCAG CAGAAGCTGCTCCAGGACATTTTCCGATGAATCACA TTCGAGGCGCTTACGAGGACGGCGGGGCGGGACTGCCGAGGAAGCACGACTTTACGCGCTCAGAGAGCGAGAACTGGCGCACTTCTCGCGATGATCAGAACG ACGGGCCTCGGTCGGCAGGGTGGCGGGAACACCCGGACCAGCGTCGGCGTTTCCCGTTCGACGCGCGGGAAGACGAGCGCGGCTACAGGAGGCAGAGGTCGGGCAGCGGCAGCTTTGAGGACGAGAGGGACAGCTTGCCCGAGTGGTGTCTGGAGGACGCAGACGAAGAAGCGGGCACATTCGACTCCTCGGGGGCATTTCTGTCTCTAAAG AAAGCATCAAAGGAGCCGATCCCAGAAGAAGCAGAGCTCGACTTCAAACCCTTGGAGGAGTGTGAAGAGGGCCTGGAGGAGGCGGACACGTCGCCCAGGGACAccaaagagacagaaaaggagGCCAAAAGAGAAGCTGACAGAAAAG agtttGCCAGAGTCTCGGAAGAGGCTCCAGCTGTTCATCCACCTGTTGCCTCGGCGGCCTTGGAATCCCATCCCCCGGCGCAGAGTTTATCCCCCAGCCACCCCCACAGGACGGAGGAGTCCGAGAGACCGGCCGAGCGCCAGCCGCCCCTTGAGCTCCCGCCAGAGCCGTGCAAAGCGCCCATGCGTGTCCCGATGTCCACAAGCATTTTGGAGTCTCTACCCATGACCCACGTTTCCAGCGCCCTGCCAG AGGTGTCTGCTCCATCATCATCGGTTCATCTACCACAGCAGAAGCCCATGGAGGTCCCTATGGTCATGAGCAATCCCTCACCCTTCACATCAAGCATATTAGCACCTATAAGCAGGCCCACCATTATGCCACACGACACCGACGAAGACGAGGGACTAAAACACTTTGAGCAA GAGGCAGAAAAGATGGTAGCGTACCTACAAGACAGCGGCGTGGACGATGACAGACTGACCGCGAAGACGTCAGAAAAGCCCAAGCCTGCAGGCCTGCCTCTGACCCACGAAGCAGCCCTCAAGTGGTTTTACAAAGACCCGCAGGGGGAGATACAGG GTCCGTTCAGCAATCAGGAGATGTCGGAGTGGTTTCAGGCTGGTTATTTCACCATGTCGTTGTTGGTCAAAAGAGGCTGCGATGAAGTGTTTCAGCCTCTGGGAGAGATCATGAAGATTTGGGGGAGGGTGCCATTTTCTCCAGGCCCTGCACCTCCACCCCTACAA TCTGATGGTGACCAGGAAAGGTTGAAAAGGCAGCAGGAGCTCACCGCCCTCAACCTTTACCAGTTACAGCAGCTCCAATATCAATACCTCCTCAG GCAGCAATATGCCCAGGCTATGGCCCAGCAGAAAGCTTTAGTTCTTAACTCAGCTcctcttcagcagcagcagcagcaccaacaGCAGATAAACCACCTTCTACAGCAATACCAAGCTCTGAAGATAAG CGCTTCAGATAGTCTTCTACCTCCCGTGACTCGATCCCTGTCTGTACCAGACTCTGGTTCTGTGTGGGAAATGCAGAACCCATCCTCTCAGGCTTCCTGCACACCAAACCTCCAACAAGCTGCCGCAAGCA CATGGGAAGGCAGCAGCGTCTGGGATTTGCCGATAGACTCAATGGCGCAGGCTCCGACGATCGAGCAGATGCAGCAGTTTGAGAAGGCCAAGTCTGCAAAG ctggagctggagcggCGCGAGGCAGAAATGAGAGCGAAACGGGAGGAAGAAGAGCGGAAACGCTTGGAGGAGGCTCTCAGGGCTcggcaggaggaggagcggaAACGacgggaagaggaggagctggcGCGACAGAAACAG GAGGAGGCTTTGAGGCGGCAAAGGGAACTAGAGGAGGCGCAGCGTaggcaaaaagaagaagaggagaggctggCGCAGGAGGAAGCACTCCAAAAATTAGAAGAAAGGCGgagggaagaggaagagaaacagaaacgGGAAGAGTTCCTTCGTAAACAA gaagaggagcagagaaagcaggAAGAACTAGAAGCATTAAGGAGGCATGAGGAGGAGAAACGGGCAGAGGAAGAGGCAGCCGCCGccgcagcagctgctgcagctgccgccgccgccgctcttGCACAACAACAGGAGGAGCAAAAAAGAAGAGAGCAGGAGGCCCAAAGAcaccaggagctgcagagacagcgacagcagcagcaggaggccCTCAGacggctgcagcagcaacagcagcagcagcagcagcttgcaCAAATAAAG CTTCCATCTTCTTCTAAGTGGGGGCAGCAATCAACCAACACTCTAAACCCGGCTCAGAACGCCCTGTCGCTGGCCGAGATCCAGAAACTCGAGGAGGAGAGGGAACGACTGACGCTGGAGGAG CAGAGACGTCAGCAGCAAGAGcacctgaagcagcagcagcaggcggcCCTGCAGCAGGCTCAGCAGTCCCACGCCAAGCTGTCCGGCTGGGGCAACGTGGCCAAACAGCCCGCCATGACCAAGTCTCTGCTGGAGATCCAGAGGGAAGAAGCCCAGCAGATGAAGCAGCGGAAGGAGCAGCCGCACCATCCGCACCCCGTCGCCACCCAACAGGCCCGACCGCAAAACCGAACC CCGTCACTCAGTAACTCGGTATGGGGGTCTGTCAACACCAGCACCAACTGGGGCTCAGATCCCAGCAGCATCTGGGGCGACACCCACAACTCAAACATGGGCTTCTGGGACGAAGCCGTGAAGGAGGCGGTCCAGCAGCCCCCCCAGAACAAAAAAGGCAACTCTCAGAAGAACAATAAGGGCAACGCCAACCTCAG TAACTCTCTGAGTGGGCGAAGCAGCAAGAAAgtagaagaggaggagaagctgctgaagTTGTTCCAAGGCGTCAGTAAGAGCCAGCAGGACACCTTCATGCAGTGGTGCGAGCAAACGCTGCACACGCTCAACACCGCCAACAACCTGGATG TTCCTACGTTTGCATCCTTCTTGAAGGAGGTGGACTCCCCGTACGAGGTGCACGACTACGTCAGGGCCTACTTGGGAGACACCCCCGAGTCCAAGGACTTTGCCAAGCAGTTCCTCGAACGCCGTGCCAAACAGAACGCCAACCAACAGAAGCAGGCGCCATCGAACCAACAGCTCgccaagcagcagcagcagcagcagcag GACTCAGTGTGGGGCGGAACCGGACCCTCGACAATCTACCAGTCGAACCACATgagcagccagcagcagcagcggttTGAGACGGTCACCtcagggaagaagaagaagaagcagaagatgGTGCGAGCAGACCCCAGCCTTTTAG GTTTTTCTGTCAACGCGTCGTCCGAGAGGCTGAATATGGGAGAAATCGAGACTCTGGAGGACTTTTAA
- the gigyf2 gene encoding GRB10-interacting GYF protein 2 isoform X5 translates to MAETQTLNFGPEWLRALSGGGGGGGSGGGGSGSGLGGVSGSSSLIASPPLSPALPKYKLADYRYGREEMLALYVKDNKIPIDLHDKEFLSILQEEPLPPLALVSFTEEEQRNFSMSVNSAAVLRLTGRGGGPIAGAPRGRSTSRGRGRGRGDGGFYQRSFDDVEGFGRGVREMHRSQSWEERGERRFEKPGRKDPAEAAPGHFPMNHIRGAYEDGGAGLPRKHDFTRSESENWRTSRDDQNDGPRSAGWREHPDQRRRFPFDAREDERGYRRQRSGSGSFEDERDSLPEWCLEDADEEAGTFDSSGAFLSLKKASKEPIPEEAELDFKPLEECEEGLEEADTSPRDTKETEKEAKREADRKEFARVSEEAPAVHPPVASAALESHPPAQSLSPSHPHRTEESERPAERQPPLELPPEPCKAPMRVPMSTSILESLPMTHVSSALPEVSAPSSSVHLPQQKPMEVPMVMSNPSPFTSSILAPISRPTIMPHDTDEDEGLKHFEQEAEKMVAYLQDSGVDDDRLTAKTSEKPKPAGLPLTHEAALKWFYKDPQGEIQGPFSNQEMSEWFQAGYFTMSLLVKRGCDEVFQPLGEIMKIWGRVPFSPGPAPPPLQSDGDQERLKRQQELTALNLYQLQQLQYQYLLRQQYAQAMAQQKALVLNSAPLQQQQQHQQQINHLLQQYQALKISASDSLLPPVTRSLSVPDSGSVWEMQNPSSQASCTPNLQQAAASTWEGSSVWDLPIDSMAQAPTIEQMQQFEKAKSAKLELERREAEMRAKREEEERKRLEEALRARQEEERKRREEEELARQKQEEALRRQRELEEAQRRQKEEEERLAQEEALQKLEERRREEEEKQKREEFLRKQEEEQRKQEELEALRRHEEEKRAEEEAAAAAAAAAAAAAAALAQQQEEQKRREQEAQRHQELQRQRQQQQEALRRLQQQQQQQQQLAQIKLPSSSKWGQQSTNTLNPAQNALSLAEIQKLEEERERLTLEEQRRQQQEHLKQQQQAALQQAQQSHAKLSGWGNVAKQPAMTKSLLEIQREEAQQMKQRKEQPHHPHPVATQQARPQNRTPSLSNSVWGSVNTSTNWGSDPSSIWGDTHNSNMGFWDEAVKEAVQQPPQNKKGNSQKNNKGNANLSNSLSGRSSKKVEEEEKLLKLFQGVSKSQQDTFMQWCEQTLHTLNTANNLDVPTFASFLKEVDSPYEVHDYVRAYLGDTPESKDFAKQFLERRAKQNANQQKQAPSNQQLAKQQQQQQQKDSVWGGTGPSTIYQSNHMSSQQQQRFETVTSGKKKKKQKMVRADPSLLGFSVNASSERLNMGEIETLEDF, encoded by the exons atggccgaAACCCAGACGCTTAACTTTGGACCAGAATG gCTCCGTGCCCTGTCCGGAGGCGGTGGCGGTGGCGGCAGCGGCGGTGGCGGCAGCGGCAGTGGACTCGGTGGAGTCAGTGGAAGCAGCAGCCTCATTGCCTCTCCACCCCTCTCACCTGCGTTGCCAAAGTATAAACTCGCAGACTATCGCTACGGGAGAGAAGAAATGCTAGCACTTTATGTAAAGGATAACAAG ATCCCTATAGACCTACATGATAAGGAGTTCCTGTCCATACTGCAAGAGGAACCCTTACCACCTCTGGCACTTGTGTCTTTTACAGAGGAGGAACAG agaaaCTTTTCCATGTCTGTAAACAGCGCAGCTGTACTTCGGCTGACAGGGCGGGGAGGCGGACCGATAGCCGGGGCGCCGAGGGGCCGAAGTACATCAAGAGGTAGAG GTCGGGGAAGAGGTGACGGAGGCTTTTACCAAAGAAGTTTTGACGACGTGGAGGGTTTTGGGCGCGGAGTGCGAGAAATGCATCGCTCTCAAAGCTGGGAAGAAAG GGGGGAGAGACGATTTGAAAAGCCAGGACGAAAAGATCCAG CAGAAGCTGCTCCAGGACATTTTCCGATGAATCACA TTCGAGGCGCTTACGAGGACGGCGGGGCGGGACTGCCGAGGAAGCACGACTTTACGCGCTCAGAGAGCGAGAACTGGCGCACTTCTCGCGATGATCAGAACG ACGGGCCTCGGTCGGCAGGGTGGCGGGAACACCCGGACCAGCGTCGGCGTTTCCCGTTCGACGCGCGGGAAGACGAGCGCGGCTACAGGAGGCAGAGGTCGGGCAGCGGCAGCTTTGAGGACGAGAGGGACAGCTTGCCCGAGTGGTGTCTGGAGGACGCAGACGAAGAAGCGGGCACATTCGACTCCTCGGGGGCATTTCTGTCTCTAAAG AAAGCATCAAAGGAGCCGATCCCAGAAGAAGCAGAGCTCGACTTCAAACCCTTGGAGGAGTGTGAAGAGGGCCTGGAGGAGGCGGACACGTCGCCCAGGGACAccaaagagacagaaaaggagGCCAAAAGAGAAGCTGACAGAAAAG agtttGCCAGAGTCTCGGAAGAGGCTCCAGCTGTTCATCCACCTGTTGCCTCGGCGGCCTTGGAATCCCATCCCCCGGCGCAGAGTTTATCCCCCAGCCACCCCCACAGGACGGAGGAGTCCGAGAGACCGGCCGAGCGCCAGCCGCCCCTTGAGCTCCCGCCAGAGCCGTGCAAAGCGCCCATGCGTGTCCCGATGTCCACAAGCATTTTGGAGTCTCTACCCATGACCCACGTTTCCAGCGCCCTGCCAG AGGTGTCTGCTCCATCATCATCGGTTCATCTACCACAGCAGAAGCCCATGGAGGTCCCTATGGTCATGAGCAATCCCTCACCCTTCACATCAAGCATATTAGCACCTATAAGCAGGCCCACCATTATGCCACACGACACCGACGAAGACGAGGGACTAAAACACTTTGAGCAA GAGGCAGAAAAGATGGTAGCGTACCTACAAGACAGCGGCGTGGACGATGACAGACTGACCGCGAAGACGTCAGAAAAGCCCAAGCCTGCAGGCCTGCCTCTGACCCACGAAGCAGCCCTCAAGTGGTTTTACAAAGACCCGCAGGGGGAGATACAGG GTCCGTTCAGCAATCAGGAGATGTCGGAGTGGTTTCAGGCTGGTTATTTCACCATGTCGTTGTTGGTCAAAAGAGGCTGCGATGAAGTGTTTCAGCCTCTGGGAGAGATCATGAAGATTTGGGGGAGGGTGCCATTTTCTCCAGGCCCTGCACCTCCACCCCTACAA TCTGATGGTGACCAGGAAAGGTTGAAAAGGCAGCAGGAGCTCACCGCCCTCAACCTTTACCAGTTACAGCAGCTCCAATATCAATACCTCCTCAG GCAGCAATATGCCCAGGCTATGGCCCAGCAGAAAGCTTTAGTTCTTAACTCAGCTcctcttcagcagcagcagcagcaccaacaGCAGATAAACCACCTTCTACAGCAATACCAAGCTCTGAAGATAAG CGCTTCAGATAGTCTTCTACCTCCCGTGACTCGATCCCTGTCTGTACCAGACTCTGGTTCTGTGTGGGAAATGCAGAACCCATCCTCTCAGGCTTCCTGCACACCAAACCTCCAACAAGCTGCCGCAAGCA CATGGGAAGGCAGCAGCGTCTGGGATTTGCCGATAGACTCAATGGCGCAGGCTCCGACGATCGAGCAGATGCAGCAGTTTGAGAAGGCCAAGTCTGCAAAG ctggagctggagcggCGCGAGGCAGAAATGAGAGCGAAACGGGAGGAAGAAGAGCGGAAACGCTTGGAGGAGGCTCTCAGGGCTcggcaggaggaggagcggaAACGacgggaagaggaggagctggcGCGACAGAAACAG GAGGAGGCTTTGAGGCGGCAAAGGGAACTAGAGGAGGCGCAGCGTaggcaaaaagaagaagaggagaggctggCGCAGGAGGAAGCACTCCAAAAATTAGAAGAAAGGCGgagggaagaggaagagaaacagaaacgGGAAGAGTTCCTTCGTAAACAA gaagaggagcagagaaagcaggAAGAACTAGAAGCATTAAGGAGGCATGAGGAGGAGAAACGGGCAGAGGAAGAGGCAGCCGCCGccgcagcagctgctgcagctgccgccgccgccgctcttGCACAACAACAGGAGGAGCAAAAAAGAAGAGAGCAGGAGGCCCAAAGAcaccaggagctgcagagacagcgacagcagcagcaggaggccCTCAGacggctgcagcagcaacagcagcagcagcagcagcttgcaCAAATAAAG CTTCCATCTTCTTCTAAGTGGGGGCAGCAATCAACCAACACTCTAAACCCGGCTCAGAACGCCCTGTCGCTGGCCGAGATCCAGAAACTCGAGGAGGAGAGGGAACGACTGACGCTGGAGGAG CAGAGACGTCAGCAGCAAGAGcacctgaagcagcagcagcaggcggcCCTGCAGCAGGCTCAGCAGTCCCACGCCAAGCTGTCCGGCTGGGGCAACGTGGCCAAACAGCCCGCCATGACCAAGTCTCTGCTGGAGATCCAGAGGGAAGAAGCCCAGCAGATGAAGCAGCGGAAGGAGCAGCCGCACCATCCGCACCCCGTCGCCACCCAACAGGCCCGACCGCAAAACCGAACC CCGTCACTCAGTAACTCGGTATGGGGGTCTGTCAACACCAGCACCAACTGGGGCTCAGATCCCAGCAGCATCTGGGGCGACACCCACAACTCAAACATGGGCTTCTGGGACGAAGCCGTGAAGGAGGCGGTCCAGCAGCCCCCCCAGAACAAAAAAGGCAACTCTCAGAAGAACAATAAGGGCAACGCCAACCTCAG TAACTCTCTGAGTGGGCGAAGCAGCAAGAAAgtagaagaggaggagaagctgctgaagTTGTTCCAAGGCGTCAGTAAGAGCCAGCAGGACACCTTCATGCAGTGGTGCGAGCAAACGCTGCACACGCTCAACACCGCCAACAACCTGGATG TTCCTACGTTTGCATCCTTCTTGAAGGAGGTGGACTCCCCGTACGAGGTGCACGACTACGTCAGGGCCTACTTGGGAGACACCCCCGAGTCCAAGGACTTTGCCAAGCAGTTCCTCGAACGCCGTGCCAAACAGAACGCCAACCAACAGAAGCAGGCGCCATCGAACCAACAGCTCgccaagcagcagcagcagcagcagcag aagGACTCAGTGTGGGGCGGAACCGGACCCTCGACAATCTACCAGTCGAACCACATgagcagccagcagcagcagcggttTGAGACGGTCACCtcagggaagaagaagaagaagcagaagatgGTGCGAGCAGACCCCAGCCTTTTAG GTTTTTCTGTCAACGCGTCGTCCGAGAGGCTGAATATGGGAGAAATCGAGACTCTGGAGGACTTTTAA